In Hemitrygon akajei chromosome 17, sHemAka1.3, whole genome shotgun sequence, one DNA window encodes the following:
- the LOC140740929 gene encoding eotaxin-like, producing the protein MKAALCVVAILAALWICCFKQAAPTPASIITLECCERFRTTPIPRRRLKSYTEALLCPTPAVIFTNKRNMKICARAEEEWVKESVEYLDRKHQGGRD; encoded by the exons ATGAAGGCAGCGCTCTGCGTGGTCGCAATTTTGGCAGCTCTGTGGATCTGCTGTTTCAAGCAAGCTGCACCCACCCCGG CTTCAATCATAACGCTAGAATGCTGTGAGAGGTTTAGGACCACGCCCATTCCTCGCAGGAGGCTTAAGAGCTACACGGAAGCTCTCTTGTGCCCGACACCTGCTGTCAT ATTCACCAACAAGAGGAATATGAAGATTTGCGCTAGAGCCGAGGAGGAATGGGTTAAAGAGTCAGTGGAGTACCTGGACAGGAAACACCAGGGTGGCAGAGACTAA